The Microplitis mediator isolate UGA2020A chromosome 10, iyMicMedi2.1, whole genome shotgun sequence genomic sequence AGTCGTGACGGTTGTAATGAGTATAATTTGATCTTACCTTGAGGTCGTCAAGCTCTAGTAGTTTTCGTCGGGTTTTCTCCTCGACTATCGCGTTTATTCTTGCATCGATTGTTTCATCTAGGGTTTTATTTGCTTGTCGAATCTCGCTAAtaatatctaaaaaataaatattaattcaactTAAGCTAGAGTATATTTAAATAGACAGTGgttaaatattgtttattattaaatatacctGATAACATTCCTGGCTGATAATCTGAGAACGCGTGTTGTTTTATTTCACCTAATTCCGTAGTTACATTTTCTAATGACAGTTTTGTTTCGTTAAGTTGTTTAAACATCTGGCTATTTGCTTCTCTTAGCGCAGTCATCTGTTAATATACCaggcattattattatttaaacgcTAACtcataaactaaaaattaaaagcaaaCAAAAATTACCTGCTCGACTAAAGAAAGAacgagtttattatttttcccgATAGTCGTGATAGAACTGGAGCTGCCAACGCTGTCAGAGTCCTCGCTGTTGTTGTGAGGCGGCAGGTCCGCAGGACCTAGACCTGGGTCCGAGTACCTCCTGTGCTCCGAGTTCAAGTCATCGCCTTCAGTGACGATATGATTGTTGGCAGAAGGAGGCAGTGAAGTGTAGTCTCCATTCTGGTACAAAGTTGAGAAGCTGGTCCTGTTTTCCTGGAGACTCGAGTACCCGTTGGCGACGCCGCTGATGTTGCTGATGCCCTGATGGGCCTGGGAATGGCTCGGATTGTGCTGGGGAATGTTTCTCCTGGGTCTGCCTCGCGGTGGTCGGTAATTAGGCTGAGGACTCGGCCTGTACAGAGGGTAGATCCCCGGCATGGAGACGGGTTCCATCGCATAGGCCACGGGAACTGTAGAGTACCCGCAGAAACTTGGGTCGGACATCGTAGTGAAGAGTCTCTGGCCATTGCGCATCGGTGCAACATGAGGACCAACTGCTGCTGATTGTTGCCAGAACATTGGGGCGTAATCGATACCCGGTACCGGGTCGCAACTCATATCCGTTTGATCTTCACTGCACCAGCTATCGACCTGGTTGGCGTTGCTCCTTTTGTTTCctctttttttgtgtttcctcgAGGAACTCGATGTTTTGTTTGTTTTCCCAGGCGACATGTTCTCCATCttgctattaaaaaataaaaaaatagaagtagattttattaaattttgatggaAAAACGAACGAGTTATAAATCATGTAAACAATCTTGTGACTCGTGACTTACCTCTCCTCCATGACGTAAAATGTAAACGATTTAAGGCACTTGTTATATATCCAaacaaacttttaaataataataattattattactcagCATTAAATCTGTATGAGTATTAACACAGGGGCAAATGTGTGCACAATTTAACCGGAGCAGACTAACGTCTGTGTTTTAATAACCGCTATTAATATACACACACATCaggtttaaatataaaatattattagaacCAGTCACACACAAAACATCATCAGCAAACACTTGCTTTCAATGCCGCCATTGTTATGAATGACCGAAGACTACAATTGTGAACCCCCGCTCCTTACTCATTTTTACGcgagcaaaaaaatttaaataacaaaccATGACCTTGAGTTGACGACTTCGTCCCCAAGTATCAAGCAGACGAGTCAGTTCACCAGCTTATCAGTgcaatttattagaaaattttttactgatgaTTTTACTGGACGAGAGGGCtggcggtaaatttaaattgtcagTAAGTCGGacggaaatttgaaattcactGGGGCCGGGGACTTTACCGCGTAATTCGTCACTGGGGTAAAGATGGCCGCGGACATGGGAGTAATGGGGGCATAACCTATCAGCTGTCACacaaaaattgatttgttgtaGTAAGTAGCaagtaatattatttaagcGTACTTTGCCCTCACATCATCATTAAACGATAATGTGTACGCTAAGGACTgagtattaatttaataaaacacttGTTTGGTGAATATAAATTCTCATTGCTATCAAGTCCACTCAGCTCTGCTCTGGTATTTAAGTCAATCATATAATCAActggaataaataataatgggCAATAAATCAAGTCTGCTTTTGCGCGAGGAGGAAATTGCACAGATCCAAGAAGCCACTGGATGTGAGTtgccaattatttattttctgatgacgaaatttaatttaccatttgtttatttttattttagttactCCAAACCAAATTGAACGACTGTACAGCAGATTTACGAGTCTAGATCGGGGTGACTGTGGTACTCTGAGTCGGGAAGACTTCCTGAGGATTCCTGAGCTGGCTATAAACCCACTGGGTGAAAGAATAGTCAATGCATTTTTTGAAGAAAGTGGCAACGACAGAgttaattttttgcaattcATGCAAGTACTTGCTCTGTTTAGgcctatcaaaaaaaatagtccGAATAGACTGAATAATAGACAGGAAAAATTGAGATGTAAGTCCGGAATAATTTATTCAGTTATTAGTTAATATTAAggacattctcagacagtttctcccactttttaaaaattttcaatgactgaACTGTCAAAATTATGGGTgcgaatgtagcagacgtcagaaaaatttatgattattaataaatagagtaaataattgacaaaattaaatttaaaaaaatgcgcgtttaaaaaattttgaaattaataagtgcattttttataaatatttttttaagtatttactctatttatttataattttaaatttatctgatgtctgctacactcactcgtaaaataaatatgaacctaaatgagtgtgaatgcagcagacaattataaaattttttaattttataataaatgaataaaatgtaagtgggtgaaaatttaaaaatgcatatttaaataaacgcaAAATCCgtatgcgcatttttttaaatttcattatttatttattcaaaatttataaattatctcaTGTCtggtacattcacactcatgatcctgaagtcagtagacgattaaaaattttcggattttttgtttcaacaaattaattttttaaaaaagtacaaaaatgctcatgtagaaaattaaaaaagttacaggtgcaatttttcataaaattttttttttataatttatcgtattgaaaaaaaattcaaaaattattaaacgtcggctaacttcagtatcataaataaattactctcCAAGTTTTTACAATCGATAATTTAGTTGACGGTGATGCTGATAATATTTGTTGGCgtgtcaattaaaattacgcgATTATTGATCGTGAAAAAATTGccgtattatttaaattaattaatgaattattattatttacagttgcCTTTAAAATGTATGACTTAGATAATGACGAAATGATCTCCAAAGATGAACTTTTAGCTATTTTGC encodes the following:
- the LOC130676687 gene encoding uncharacterized protein LOC130676687 isoform X3 — translated: MEESKMENMSPGKTNKTSSSSRKHKKRGNKRSNANQVDSWCSEDQTDMSCDPVPGIDYAPMFWQQSAAVGPHVAPMRNGQRLFTTMSDPSFCGYSTVPVAYAMEPVSMPGIYPLYRPSPQPNYRPPRGRPRRNIPQHNPSHSQAHQGISNISGVANGYSSLQENRTSFSTLYQNGDYTSLPPSANNHIVTEGDDLNSEHRRYSDPGLGPADLPPHNNSEDSDSVGSSSSITTIGKNNKLVLSLVEQMTALREANSQMFKQLNETKLSLENVTTELGEIKQHAFSDYQPGMLSDIISEIRQANKTLDETIDARINAIVEEKTRRKLLELDDLKEQLAKMTEQKAKGDRRIAKLEEEVASLKINASKLEKLVAVLRKKVSGLSISDHHHHHHRQSVDAVDFSTPASASSVSDALPQTTTELPDYDNANNDNDNDDNSDDTESGHSIYSNNDSTISSSISMGGPVTDL
- the LOC130676687 gene encoding uncharacterized protein LOC130676687 isoform X5; the encoded protein is MEESKMENMSPGKTNKTSSSSRKHKKRGNKRSNANQVDSWCSEDQTDMSCDPVPGIDYAPMFWQQSAAVGPHVAPMRNGQRLFTTMSDPSFCGYSTVPVAYAMEPVSMPGIYPLYRPSPQPNYRPPRGRPRRNIPQHNPSHSQAHQGISNISGVANGYSSLQENRTSFSTLYQNGDYTSLPPSANNHIVTEGDDLNSEHRRYSDPGLGPADLPPHNNSEDSDSVGSSSSITTIGKNNKLVLSLVEQMTALREANSQMFKQLNETKLSLENVTTELGEIKQHAFSDYQPGMLSDIISEIRQANKTLDETIDARINAIVEEKTRRKLLELDDLKEQLAKMTEQKAKGDRRIAKLEEEVASLKINASNNEGREIAAFEEETLALRRELQEARARNTADNRVAKRGLREEREEKNVTGNVIYQTGETGGGTA
- the LOC130676687 gene encoding uncharacterized protein LOC130676687 isoform X4 codes for the protein MEESKMENMSPGKTNKTSSSSRKHKKRGNKRSNANQVDSWCSEDQTDMSCDPVPGIDYAPMFWQQSAAVGPHVAPMRNGQRLFTTMSDPSFCGYSTVPVAYAMEPVSMPGIYPLYRPSPQPNYRPPRGRPRRNIPQHNPSHSQAHQGISNISGVANGYSSLQENRTSFSTLYQNGDYTSLPPSANNHIVTEGDDLNSEHRRYSDPGLGPADLPPHNNSEDSDSVGSSSSITTIGKNNKLVLSLVEQMTALREANSQMFKQLNETKLSLENVTTELGEIKQHAFSDYQPGMLSDIISEIRQANKTLDETIDARINAIVEEKTRRKLLELDDLKEQLAKMTEQKAKGDRRIAKLEEEVASLKINASNNEGREIAAFEEETLALRRELQEARARNTADNRVANQQHGLALNLNYLLSSLLKKILHTFLSTDY
- the LOC130676687 gene encoding uncharacterized protein LOC130676687 isoform X2, with protein sequence MEESKMENMSPGKTNKTSSSSRKHKKRGNKRSNANQVDSWCSEDQTDMSCDPVPGIDYAPMFWQQSAAVGPHVAPMRNGQRLFTTMSDPSFCGYSTVPVAYAMEPVSMPGIYPLYRPSPQPNYRPPRGRPRRNIPQHNPSHSQAHQGISNISGVANGYSSLQENRTSFSTLYQNGDYTSLPPSANNHIVTEGDDLNSEHRRYSDPGLGPADLPPHNNSEDSDSVGSSSSITTIGKNNKLVLSLVEQMTALREANSQMFKQLNETKLSLENVTTELGEIKQHAFSDYQPGMLSDIISEIRQANKTLDETIDARINAIVEEKTRRKLLELDDLKEQLAKMTEQKAKGDRRIAKLEEEVASLKINASNNEGREIAAFEEETLALRRELQEARARNTADNRVAKLEKLVAVLRKKVSGLSISDHHHHHHRQSVDAVDFSTPASASSVSDALPQTTTELPDYDNANNDNDNDDNSDDTESGHSIYSNNDSTISSSISMGGPVTDL
- the LOC130676692 gene encoding calcineurin B homologous protein 1; amino-acid sequence: MGNKSSLLLREEEIAQIQEATGFTPNQIERLYSRFTSLDRGDCGTLSREDFLRIPELAINPLGERIVNAFFEESGNDRVNFLQFMQVLALFRPIKKNSPNRLNNRQEKLRFAFKMYDLDNDEMISKDELLAILHMMVGANISEEQLNSIVERTIVEADENGDNMISFEEFCKVLERTDVEQKMSIRFLS